TCCTTTGGTGCATTTGGAAAGGGCACAATGGAGGAGATGCGTGCTTTGAGTAATGGCGATTATGGTGTGACGATTGTTGAAAAGAAAACGGATGATATTGAAAAAATTAGCTCTACACGAATTCGTAAACTTTTACAGGAGGGTGACATGGAAGCTGCAAGAATGCTGCTAGGTCGACCTTTTGAAATCGCAGGTATTGTTATACATGGTGATAAGCGAGGACGTACTATAGGCTTCCCTACTGCAAATGTTCAAGCACTAGAGGGCACTTATATTCCAGCAAGCGGTGTCTATGCTGTCCGTTTATTTGTACAAAATAATTGGTATGATGGCGTATGTAATGTGGGCTACAAACCAACATTTAAAGACCCAAATGATAAGCAATTATCCATTGAGGTCCATATATTAAACTTCGAAAAGAGCATCTATGGCGAAGAAGTACATGTTGCTTGGTATAAACGTATTCGAAGTGAACGTAAATTTGATGGTATTGAAGCATTAAAGGCACAAATTGAAAAGGATAAACAGGAAGCGATCGACTATTTTAATGCTTTCCAATAATAACAGTTAAACATGGTCAATGTGCTGTGTTTTTCTGCTTCGGTATTTGAATAGAATTACGTTATCACTTGCTTGACCTTTTGATTTATGGTAACATTCATAAGTGCATAATGCTTAACCTTAGCTCGGTATATCGATGACTCCAACGTGTACTGTGCTAATGGGGATTTATTATAATTTAGGAGGTCCATACAAATGGCTATTTCAAAAGAACGTAAAAACGAAATTATCGCTGAGTACCGCACCCA
This genomic stretch from Lysinibacillus pakistanensis harbors:
- the ribF gene encoding riboflavin biosynthesis protein RibF; the encoded protein is MEVIHLKYPHQLQQRESMQPYSLAIGFFDGVHRGHQAVIKAAKEEGDKRQISTAVMTFDPHPSIVLGGRNEKVFYITLLQQKLQLFQEQGVDTVFVVHFTSDFAKLSPAAFIDTFIRGLNIQHVTAGFDFSFGAFGKGTMEEMRALSNGDYGVTIVEKKTDDIEKISSTRIRKLLQEGDMEAARMLLGRPFEIAGIVIHGDKRGRTIGFPTANVQALEGTYIPASGVYAVRLFVQNNWYDGVCNVGYKPTFKDPNDKQLSIEVHILNFEKSIYGEEVHVAWYKRIRSERKFDGIEALKAQIEKDKQEAIDYFNAFQ